GAATTTGATCTGATTTTGTTCAATGCTCCCTATCTTCCGACGATGCCTGAAGAAAAATTAAACGACTGGCTGGAGTTTGCGCTGGACGGGGGAGTTACCGGACGAGAGGTGATTGAAAAGTTTCTGCCTGATGCAGTTCTGCATCTTGCAAAGTTCGGGCGAATACTTTTGCTCATCTCTTCGGCAACGGGACTTGCAGAAATCCAGGAGTTGTGCAGAAAATATGCAACGATCTGTATAGTTGCCGACACAGAAAAGATGGAGGATGGCGAGATGCTGTATGTGCTCCGCATCTCACGCGATCTCTGTTGTTTCCCGGACGGGGCGTGTCAGAGTAGAAGGGCATAAGTGGACCAAGGCCCCAATTATTTGTCATGACAGCCAAAAAAGTTGAGTTCGATGTTACCGGCATGCACTGCGGCGGATGCTCGGGCCATCTCACCACCATGCTTGCCGGACTTCCGGGAGTCACTGATGTGAAAGCAGATCATGTCTCAGGCAAAGTTTCGCTTTCGGTCGAAGGGGATGCAACAACATTCGATGATATTCGTGAGTGCGTTCTGGACGCAGGATTCGATGTTGTGCCGGACTCTCTGAAAAATATTTCGTGAGCTCGGGTCGCCCACGGAAAAGCGGAACGCATGCCTTCGGCCTGCTTACTGCTTCGCAGGAACACACGGAAATTTCACGGAAAAAAAACAGCACGGAACTCTCGTTCAAAAAAATATTTTAGGACTCTCACAAAATAATTTTTGAAATTTTTTTTTTACAAAAATATTTTGTGAATCGAATCGCCAAAAAAATTTCAAAGAAAAAAAACATCAAGGAACTCTCATTCAAAAAAAAATATTTTCGAACTCTCACGAAATAATTTTTGAAACTTATTTATTTAATTTCCGTGATGTTCACGTCTGCTCCGTGATATTTTTCCGTGAAATTTCCGTGTAGTCCCGCGAAGCGGTAAGCAGGCCGAAGGCATGCGTCTCGTTTTTCCGTGGGCTCCTCAAAAATACCACAAAAAAAACCATCCCCCATCGACAAGTAATTACGCCGGAATGGCACAATGGTACATAATGGCCAGGACACTTTCCGAACACGACATCTCACTGCTCCTCAAACTTGCACCTGAATGCGACACACTCGTCTGCAAAGGATCCGAAAACACCTACCGGTCCATACTCCCTCCCGTAGCCAACCATTACGCCAAAGACGCAGACGACTTCGCCGCACGACTCAACAGACTCAGTGACGACGAATTCATCAGACTCGTCGACATGATTCGGGAAGGAAAAGAAGGAATCGGATGCATCCCGGTAGAATGTGCCGAAGTCTTAATCGAACAGGCACTGCGTCGTGCGGGTCCTAACGCAGGCAACGAACTCTACGCACTCTACGAAGCAGGCAGCCAGTGCCACTAATACAAAAAAATATTTTTTTACTCTTCCTTCAGCTTCTTCGAAGTCACCGCAATTGCTGCCTCAGCAAGAACAACGACCTCCTCCTGACGGAAAGTTTCTGAGTTAATTATCAGATCGTACGGTGAAATATCAAAGATATCAATCTCATAATACTCCATATACCGCACTTTCTCGCTTGCCTCGCGGGCAATCGTCTGCTGGTAAGCCTCTTTCGGCGAAACATTCTCGCGCTCGGCAATGCGTTCCGAGCGGCAGCCCGCAGAAGCATACAGCAGAAGTTTCAGATCAGCATTCTCAACCATCCATCCGGCAAGACGGCCTTCCAGAATGATATCATCACTTGCCTCGCCAATCTCTTTTTGTCTCGCATCAATCTTGAGATCAATCTCAGGATTTTCCTCAGCAAGTTTTCCAAAGGAAGCAAGGTCCATACCATGCTCCTTCGCAAGACTGCGGAAAACCTCTCCGGCAGACAAGTAGCGGAGATTATATTTCTCGGCAAGCGCCTTACCCAGAGACGTGGTCCCCGAACCCGGAGACCCGCTGATCGTGATCCGCATTGGTTACAAGCCTCCGATATTGAGAGCTTTGCGGATTACCTGACTGACCGTAAGCGAACACAGCATGTACCAGAGAATCCAGAGAGGGAAGAACCAGAGATAAATATCAAAATAACTGGCAAGACCTGCGAACGGCAGGACGATCGCATTACTCAGATTCGCATTGGCCATGATCAGATCAGTGGTCTGCGGAATGTGTTCGATCAGCCAGAAGAAGATCGGCACCGTCAGTACGAGAATGTATGCCATTGGCTTGAACTGCTGCTGGCTCATCTCCATCTGTTCAGACATCATTGCCTGCTGACGTGCCTGCATCTTTTTGATGGCTTTTTCGTCGCCGGATTTCTGGGCTTCGCGGAACATTGCGTTGAAGTCCTTGAATTTCTCCTGATTGTCCCGCATCTTCTCGTAGTCGATGGTGTACTTCTGAATGAGCGAGGAGTACAGACCCGTAAAGGTTGCGAGAATTAAGACCAGCGCAAAGAACGGCAGGCCGAGAGCTGCGAACGGACCGATCACGATATCGACCAGACCGGCAATGAACGCACGTGCCTCAGGCCATCCGTAGAGCAGCATCATGCCGAACACGACGACTAAGGCGATGTACATTCCGTACTTTTTACCGATTTCCATGAGGTTACCTCAGGGTTGCGGCAAGTTCCTCGACTGCTTTGTCAAGGAGGAAGTCGGCATTGACGATGATCTTCACCGTGCAGCCGGTAAGCATTGCATAGGATGCGGCAAACGCACGGTTCATTTCCTGGTGTTCAGCGATGGATTTTGCACCTTCGACGTCGCGGACGCGGCTTTCGTCGGAGAGGCGGCGGACGAGAATCTGATCATTGTCAGTTTCGACAAGAACGATCACATCAGGCATGATGGCGGAGACTACCCACTCAGGCAGGCCTGCGAGGTATCCGTTCGGGGTCTTGACGGATGCATGCGTGTCAACGATGACGTTGCCGTCGATTGCGGCGATCTTTTCTGCTGCAAGTTTCTGCAGGCGTTTCTGAACCGTACGGTCAAGTTTTCTCATCTGGTCGCGGTCCTGTGCAAGTCCCTCGGCTAAGGCGACTTCAAACATGAAGCTGCCGAAGTTGATGTTCTGGTACGGGACGCCTTCTGCGACGATTTTTTCCATTGAGGTATTAATTACTGTGGTTTTTCCAACACCGGGAACGCCGGTGATGATGACCTTTTTTCCTGCCATATTTTAGATCACTTTTCCTTTGTGAGAATTGTCTAAAGGTTGGAGCGGCAGGATAATAAATCTACTTTTCATTGTGTCTATGAGTCTGAATTCGTTTATTGACGGAGGTCGTTCGTCATTGAGCGTATTCTCATCAGAGGAGAAATATCATCTGATGCTGTGAAAAAATTTCATTGGATTTTTTTCTGAAAAGTTTTCGAGAGAGCTCACATAGAGATGAACATTTTGGAAACACGAACCACACGAAAAATCACGAAATAGTTAACTCACCAAACAATACAAAAAACACGAAATATCTTTTTCGATTAAAATTCAGTCATCGCATGTCTTGTGAGGGCTGAGGATAAAGAGAACATGTTGCGGCCAAAGTCACTCAGAATCAATTGATGTGTCGAAGTTCTTATTTCGTGTTTTTTTGTATTATTTGGTGAGTTAACTATTTCGTGATTTTTCGTGTGGTTCGTGTTTCTCTCAAAAAAATATCACTCGTCACTCACCAGTACACATTTGCCCGACAAAATATTTTCAGACCGAAACATCATTTGATCTGAAAAAAATCTCAAAACAAAAAAATTCCAACAACGCGAAGGATACGCCCCTTGCAACTTACAAAACGTAAAACAAAAAAAAAGAATGTTATTCTTTGCCGCCGAAGAAGCCCCGCATAAACGGATACATCTCCATGATCTGCTCGTTTGCAATCTGTTCATACAGACGATAAACGATCGAGACCGTAAGCAGAAGACCAGTACCTCCGACGAAGCCGATGATACCAAGCATGTTTGCGAGAATACTTAATATTCCGATAAACACACCACCAATCACCGTCACACGCGGAATGTATCTGTCCAGATACCGTTCCAGCACCGCAGGGCTGCGGCGATAGCCCGGAATCTGCATACCAGAGTTCTGGATCTGGCGGGCAACATGTTTCGAATCAAGACCAGCGGTCTTAACCCAGAAGATTGCAAACAGGGCACCACCTGCAATCATAACGATTGCATCAATACCAACACGAATACCAACCTCCCATGCTGCATGGCCGGCACCCGTAAACTGCGGGAGCCACCACATCCAGTCCTGCGGCTGGTTAATCGGTGCAAGATACCACATCAGACCATTGATCGGCGTAGAACCGTTGTACTCTCCAAGGAAGGTAATACCAACACTGGAAAGGAACATACCAATCATCTGAATGTTTGCCTGCAGAACACGGACCAAGATCATCGGCAGAACACTTGCATACACAAGTTTCACCGGGAATCTGGCACGAGCACCACGCACATTTGCGTGGGCAAGCGGAATCTCGATACGGGTTGCCTCAACGTACACAATAAGGAAGAACAACCCTATTGTCGTAACAAGTGCGAGCGCCTCAAGACCGAAGTACTCAATAAAGTTCGCACCCGAGCCGATGACCTCAAACAGTCTGGGGAAGAAACCCACCGCAAACTGATCAGTCGTCGCCTCCCAATTAAGGAAACCGTTCACGAGACCCTGGGCAACTCCTGCAACGATGAAGATACCAACACCAGAACCAATACCCCATTTCGAGACGACCTCGTCCATGAACACAACCAGCAGACCGCCTAAACAGATCTGCAGGAAAATCATGAGCATCACGATCATCGTATTGCCGCCAAACACAGCAGCAACCGACATGTCAGGAGTCATCCATCCGCCCAGCACATTCGGCAGAGCTTCAAGAATGATCATCACAAAGATCAGCAGCTTCTGCAGACCCATGTAAATAACCTGGCCACGCTCATCAGAGGTATTGATCTTAATCAGGTCGGCACCACGAAGCAGCTGCAGTACGATAGATGCGGTCACAATCGGTCCGATACCAAGGTGCAGAATTGTTCCGGATGCACCGGCAAGTAATGCACGGTAGTATTGGAAAACATCCAGAGAAGTTGCACTCAGACCAAAAACCGGAATGTTCGTCAGTATAAAATACAACAGCAGCACCGCGGCAGTCCACATCAACTTATTTTTGAAATGAACGTGACCCTCCGGTGGCCTGACCGCCGGCATCTTTGCCAGCAGTGGTTCCATTCGATCCAGCAGTTCTCCCATGAGTGATACACCAAAAAATTAAATTTAGGGGGTCAGTGTCTGACCGCCCTTTTCCTGAACTTTTGCGACAGCACGCTCGGAGAAATTCTCTGCGGTGATCTCAAGTTTATGAGTAACCTGGCCTCCGCCGAGAACCTTCTCAACACCAATCTGTGCGGCGTCAAGAATAATAACATCTCCGTTTTGTGTGGCAATACCGCGGGCAACAAGATCCGGAATCATTTGGTCAATATCACCAATATCGAGAACTTCATAGGTAACGGAGGTCTTGCAGACAAATCCGTGTTTACCTTCCGTCTTCCCGAGCAGATAGAACCGGCTGAAATTGTGGTCACGCCATCCTGCCTGTCCACGACCTCCGCGGTTACCTGCACCACGGCGGTTCTTATGGGTTCCTCCACCGCAAGTGCGGGTTCCCCGGAACTTTGAACGCTTGTTGACTGGCATACTTTTTACCTCATCTTGATCAGAAGGTCGTTAATTTCCTTCCCGTAGTATCCAAGGGCACCGCCCTGATTGTACGTACGCTTCGTGGTCTTGTATCCCTTTCTTGGCGGGTGCATACGAAGCACCGGCTTAAGTTCGGGAACATCCTTCATCCGGATCTGGCCTGCGACGAGAGCTGCTGCAAGGTCTGCAATGCTTCCATAGGAAGTTGCTTCCTTCACATACTCTTCAGTGAGCGGCTTGTTTCCGGTGAGTCTTCCACGGGTAGAGAGGATCGTCTCAAGGGTTGCAGCGTCAACTTCACCGAACGCAATGAAGTCCTTTGCCTTCCGGATCATACCGAGGTACTCCGGAGTCTCGGGCACGAGGACACAGTGGTTGATGTGGTGAAGACGCAGCATCTTTAAGGTCTCCTTAATGTCGCGGCGGGTGTTAACGACACCGCGAACCTGCACAACTGCGTACATTACTTTCTACCTCCGATACGAATCAGATTCGTTTCGCGAAGTGCGTTGTAGGTAGCCTTTGCGAAGTTGAGGGTCGTTCTCGTGTTACCACTCGTGTTGACCCACACATCACGGATACCGGCAAGTGCCAGAACCTTCTTACCAACGTCACCAGTCACCAGACCGATTCCTTTCGGAGCGGGCTTGAGAGTAACCGTAACAGATCCTGCTTTACCGGTAACTTCCATCGGGACAGAGTGTTTCTGACCGCAGCCGCATTCCCAGGAACCGCATCCACGGCGGACCTTGACAACGTTGAGCTTTGCATTCACGATTGCTTTCTTAATCGCAGTACCGACCTGAACATCTCTGCCCTGGCCGAAACCGATGTAACCATCCTTGTTGCCGACAACAACGACCGCTCTGAACTTAATACGGCGACCGGAGTCAGTCATACGCTGCATCATGTCAATGCAGAGGACTTCGTCAACAAGGTCAGGGAGCATTGCATCAACAATGCCTGCTTCCTTAATCGGGTATCCGCTTGCAAGAATATCATCAAAGCTTGCAAACTCTCCGGCCATAACTTTTCTGCCAAGACCGGTGATTGGGATCCACTCTTCCTGTTCGTAAGCCATGTTACTCCAGCTCCTTCATGATTGCGTCTTTTGCAGACTCGACCTGAGAGACGAGATCTGCATAACGGTCATCGTATTCCGCAATGTGGGCGCCGTTACAGCGGTCCTCATCCGGAAGGATGCTCTCTCCGACGGGTACGTCGAATCCTGCATCAACTGCTCCTTTCACTGCTGCAAACACACGTGCACCGGTGGATGCAACCTGCAGACCGATATCTGCAATTGCACCATCGTATCCTGCCTTCTGGGCACGGACTGCGAACAGCATACCGGTCAGGTATGCAGCCGGGGTGTTTCCAAGGTAGCCCTTGTATCCGTAGTTTGCGAGTTCTTTGCTGTTCACGTGAACGAGCGTGTAGTCGCCGTCCATCTGTGCAGCGACAAGCTGAATGATGATGTGGCGGTTCGTCTTGCGGACAACCATACGGTTTCTGCCGGAGACGATCAGCCGCTGGCGCTGGTAGTAATCAGTTCTGCCTTCACGGCGTCTGCGGAACTGAACAAAGTATCTTCCATTTGTTGCCATTGTTTAGTCCCTCCGGGAAGTAACGAGCTCGACCTGAGTCTTCAGGTGAGCGACACTGCGGAACTGACCACCGGCTGCGCGGCGGTAAAGTCTGCGGTACTCGGTTCTGGTAATGGAACCTGCCTCACGCTGTGCACGGAGCTCTTTGCGCTGTGCACGGATCTTTTTGATCCACTGGGTCTTGGACGGTGTGCGTGCACCTTTTGCACCATTGCGGCGTCCCGGGCCTTTACAGTGCCCGTATGCGCGTTTTGCAATGCGTGCCCGTGCACGTCCGCGGGAGATACCTTTCTTCTGATGGGAAGAGATTGCTCCTTCCTCGATCAGTCTGCGGATATCTTCACGGGACATTGCGCTCTGAACGTCGGAGAGTTTCTCCGGGTTGATCCAGACACGGTTCACACCGCAGCCGAGAACAGATGCTGCAATACGGCGCTGGGATGCAAGATCACTCATTGGACTTCGCCTCCTCGACAACCGGTGCAACAACAGTCATTGCCTCTTTCGGGTTCAGGACCTTGATACCAAGGGTTGCTGCCTTTGTCTGCATAGCAGCACGCTTCTGACCGCCGACGGATCCGCCGATACGAACAGCTGTCGTTGCTGCATCAATCTCTTCAAGTTCGGCCGGGGTGAACACGAGAACTTCACGGTATCCGCTTGGGTGGAATCCGCGAATTGCTTTCGGTGCTCCAAATCCTGCTTCCGGGTGTGCACCCTTTGCACGGTAATCTTTGCGCTGCTTGCTGTGCAGACCGCGTGGTCTGCGCCAGGTGTCAGCCAGTTTAACCTTTGCACAGAGACACTGGCGGGAGAATCTGGCTCTCTTTGCAGCACGTGCACGAATCAGTTTCTTAATTTCGCTCGCCATGTTAGTTACCTCTGTTGGTAATGTAGATACCGTCCTGGAAGACACGCGGGTCACGGTTGCGGACCTTGCAGGCCTGCTCGATGTTTGCTGCGGTGTTTCCGATCTTTTCACGGTCAATACCGGTTAAGATCACTTCGTCGCCCTGGACTTTTACCTTCACGCCTTCTACGATCTTTGCGTAGCGGGCTTGTTTCTCGCCAAGGAAGTTGGCGATCTCAACGCGTTCGCCTGCAACCTTCACCTGAATCGGGAAGTGGTTGTAGACAACTTTCATGTGGTACTCGTAGCCCTCGGCAACGCCTTTTGCCATTACATGCAGAAGTGCGTTGTAGGTGCCGACGAGTGCATACACACGGCGTCTGGGAGATTCGGTGGTAATTCTGACACTGCCGTTTTCAGCGACAATGTCAATTGCCGGGTGGTGCATAATGCGTGCAAGGGTGCCTTTTGCTCCCTTCACAGTCATCAGGTCACCTTCTTTGGTGATGGTTACACCTGTCGGGATCTGGAAAATCATTTCATGCATAATTTACCTCTCCTTAGAAGACATATCCTAACAGCTCACCGCCGACGCCGAGCTTACGCGCCTGTTCGTGGGACATGACACCCTGGGAAGTGGTCAGAATAATAATTCCAAAACCCTTTCCTGGCAGGTATCTCATTTCCCAGGACTCGAGGTCCTCAACTTTTACTGAGAAACGGGGGGTGATAACACCGCACTTGTTGATGCCGCCGGTAAGGGAAATCTCATACTGACCTCCTCTGCCGTCCTCAACCTTCTCGAAACCGTTAATATATCCGTATTCCTGCATGACTTTAAGCATGTCACCAAAGAGGCGGCTTGCCGGTTCAACAGCCACTACAAGCTTACCAGTGTCACCGGCATTCTTGATAGCGCTCATTGCGTCTGCAATCGGATTCTGTTTTGTCATTCTCCGTCACCTCTTAGTTCATCTTCTTAAAGCCCATCGTGGGTGCCCACTCACGGAAGCACTGGCGGCAGAAGTAAATGTTGTATCTGCGCACAAGTCCCTGCTTACGTCCGCAAAGCTGGCACTGGTTTGCACCACGACCAAACTTTTTCTGCTGGACCTTGCCGTTGTCCTTTGCTGCCATATTACTCCACCTCGATGCCGAATGACTCGGTCACAAATGCCATGGACTCCTCACGGGTCACATGCAGTTTGCTGTTGAGCTTCTTCTGCTGGATCTTTCTGCGTGCGGTTCTCGTACCTTTCTTCTCGATAACTGCGATAATATCCATACCGTAGATACCGATCTTCGGGTCATATGCCTGACCCGGAAAGTCCGTGTGTTCCTCAATACCGAAACCGAAGTTGCCGGTTGCATCAAACTGGCGTGCGTGAAGAACGTTCTCCACAACATAGCACTTTAATGCAGTCTGAAGGAAGGTCACAGCCTTCTCGCCGCGAAGGGTTACTTTGCAGCCGAGCGGCTGGCCACGGCGGACACCGAAAGCCGGAAGTGTGTTTTTCGCATAGGAACGGATTGGCTTGGATCCTTTGGTAAGGTCTGCCATGATGTTCTCGGCGTTGACAAGACGTTCTCCTGCCTCGCCGACACCCATGTGAACGACAACCTTTGCAACGAAGGGCTTCTGCATTTCACTCATGCATCAACACCCCAGGTTGAAAGGAAGGACTCGGTGGTTCCGATCATGTAGATGTAGTCTTCGATGGTCTCGAACTTCTCACCGTCTGCTGTCTCAAGGACAACGCGGTTGGGAAGGGAAGATTCCTGAATTTTGATCTCGACAATCTTACCGGTCTTGGTCGTGTGCTGACCGCCGATGATCATTGCCATGTTGCCTACTGCGAATGGGAAGTGCTGCTGGACAACAAACCGGTCGTCGCCAGTGATGGTGATGACAAGAGAGTCTTTTCCTTTGCAGCTGTTGTCGCTGATGAAGTTTGCACCGCTCGTCAGGTTGATCTGGGTCTTGCCGCCGGTAATGGTGGTCTTGTTTGCGACTTTGACCAGTTGGACCTGTGCTGCTTCAGAGGTGATCTCGTGAGCAGTCTGGCGTCCCTTTGCATCAACAAGAATAATGAAATGCTTGTTAACTTTCGGGAAGCTGACGATGTCGAACACGTCGATACCGATGTGTTCATCAGTTACGATCTTGCCGTTCAGAACAACATGACGGTCGTGAAGAATCTTCTTGACTTCTTTGGTGTTCTGGGCGAAGTTCATCTGATCGCGCATCCAGACACCGATCGGAAGAGCGGATCCGTCGTGCGGACCGTGTGCGGTACTTACCACATACTTGCTTTCCTTACGGGCAATCTGCCATGCGTCCGGTGCTGTCATACGCTTTGTACGAGTCATTATGCCTTCACCTCAAGGCGTGCGACGCGTTTTGCGTCTTTGAGATTCAGTTTGGTGATCATCACATTCGAAGGGTCAACGGGTCTTGGAACATCCTCGCCATTTGCCTTCTTCACTGCAACACCGTGAACAAGAACTTTGCTGCTCTTTGTGTCAACTGCGTCGACAACAGCTTCGGTTCCTGCGAACTCACCGCGGAGTACCTTTACGGTATCGCCGGTGACAACACGGAAACTGCGCTTGCCATATTTCTTACGGAGATCATCAGCGAGAGTTGCGTGTAAGAACGCTCCACGAACGTGGATAGGTGCGTTGTACCGGAACTTTCTCTGTTTTCTCGGCTGAATGCTTGCAATACGTGCCATGTTTTCACCTTAGATAATGATCGTTGCCATCGATCCGACTTTGGGGAACCGTTCTGCAACTTCACGTGCGACCGGTCCTTTGATATCAGTACCACGCGGGTCACCGTTATCATTTAAGAGGATCATTGCGTTCTCTTCAAAGGAAACACGCAGACCGTTCGGACGGCGGAATTCCTTTTTCTGACGGACAACAACTGCTCTGACAAGCTTTCTCTTCATATCGGGAGTTCCCTTCTTGACAGTAACTGTCGCAAGGTCGCCGATACCCATCTTCGGCTGACGGTTTTTGACACCATGGTAACCGAAGACGGAAACAATCTGTACAACACGGGCGCCCGTGTTGTCTGCACAAACCATCTTGGAGCCGGTCTGAAGTGCGCGCGGGATCTTGGATGTTAATCCTTTCATGCCCGGGTCACCTCAACAACGACATAGGAGGTTGTTTTGTTCAATGGTCTGCACTCTGCAATGGTAACCTCGTCGCCGATTCTGGCGTCGAGGCATGGAGCCATGTGTGCGTGAATTTTGGAACTGCGCTTCTCATATCTGTCATATTTCTTGACAAAGTGAAGGTAGTTCCGTTCAACGACAACGGTCCCCTGCATGCGCTCACTCACGACCTTACCGGTAATCACCTGGCCGCGCACCGGTAAGCTGCCGTGGAATGGGCAGTTTACATCGTCACAGTCCTTTTCAGGTGCTGTAACATTTAAGCCGATATTTTTTGCCATATTTAACCCTCATCTTACGCGCATTGTAACGCGCCGCGTTGGAGAAACAGACAAGCATGAGCAGTCTATTACAACATTAACACTATCCGGGAGGGTTACCCGGAGTAACATATATTGTTTCTCCAAGCACTTAATCCCATTCCCTGTCTGAAGGGAAAATGTATTTTTGGTTTCATCGACGATGAAACCAGACATTCCCTCCTGTGTTTTGTTGCGTGATCCCACCACAACCGCATACAAACCAATCAGTTCATGATTGCAGATCGACTGTGGTGTGATCATAGACTGTTTTACGCCTGACGCTTTGCCTGTTCAGTCTTAATACGTGCGATAGTTCTGCGAACTTCCCGGATCTTTCCGGGGTTTTCCGGTGCACCACCGGCGCTGACTTTTCCGTACTGCTGGATTAACTCGTTCTTGAGTTTCTGCTCGTTTTCCACAAGCTCAGCATCGGAGAACTGGGCAACTTCCTTTGCTCTGAAGATTGCCATAACTTAGGCCTCCTTTGCGAACTCAGTTTCGTTTTCCGGCTCATTTGCAAGTTCTGCATCAAACTCTTCAAACACATCAGCCTCGGCCATCTGTGCCGGAGCAGGGTTTGCGTCCGGGCGGATCTCAAAGTGATCCGGCAGGATTGCTCCCGGTGGGACAATCTTAACCTGAACACCAATGATACCGAGCTTCTTGATTGCGGTTGCATATCCGGACTCAACGACTGACTCAGCCGGTTCACCGGAGTGTTTGATGTATCCTTCTACGAATTTCTGCACACGTGCACGGGCACCGGTGAGCTTACCTGCGACGATAACTTCGCAGCCAAGTGCTCCCGAGTCCATAACACGGCGGATAACGGAGGAACCTGCCTTACGGAAGTACCATCCGCGCTCCAGTGCATTTGCAAGGCGCTCTGCCATGATCTGTGCATTTAAGTTCGGGTTTGCAACCTGCTGAACTTCAACCTGCGGAGAGTCGATACCATACACGGTGTTAAGGTCAGACGTAATCTGGCGAACCAGTTTACCGCCTTTACCGATAACGATACCCGGTTTCTCTGCAAAGATCGTGACCTGAGTTCCAATTGGGGTACGGACGATGTCCATTCCACCGTATCCGGCACGCTTGAGTTCCTTGTTGAGGTACTGCTCAACACGGACCTTGCGAACGCCGTCTGCGACAAACTTCTTCTCAATAGTCATACTTACTGCACCTCGCGGAGGATGATCTCAACGTTTACGGAGTCTCTGTGTTTCGGAGTTGCTCTGCCCATTGCACGGGGGAAGATTGCCTTAATGCACCGGCCTTTGTTTGCTGCGGCATGGATGATGACCATCTTTTCCGGAGCAAGACCTGCGTACTCGGCGTTCTTCTGTGCGGAGCGGATTAAACGGACGTACTCTCCAGCTGCCTTGACCGGATATCTTCCGGCTGCGGTGCCAAAGGTTTTGCCGTTTAAGCTCTTCTGGTGGCCGACATTTCTTGCATAGCGGTGGAACGGTACTGCTCTCTTGAGATCAATAACCTGTTCTAAGTATGCAACTGCATCGTCTGCCA
This Methanorbis rubei DNA region includes the following protein-coding sequences:
- a CDS encoding 50S ribosomal protein L32e: MASEIKKLIRARAAKRARFSRQCLCAKVKLADTWRRPRGLHSKQRKDYRAKGAHPEAGFGAPKAIRGFHPSGYREVLVFTPAELEEIDAATTAVRIGGSVGGQKRAAMQTKAATLGIKVLNPKEAMTVVAPVVEEAKSNE
- the rpl6p gene encoding 50S ribosomal protein L6 — protein: MHEMIFQIPTGVTITKEGDLMTVKGAKGTLARIMHHPAIDIVAENGSVRITTESPRRRVYALVGTYNALLHVMAKGVAEGYEYHMKVVYNHFPIQVKVAGERVEIANFLGEKQARYAKIVEGVKVKVQGDEVILTGIDREKIGNTAANIEQACKVRNRDPRVFQDGIYITNRGN
- a CDS encoding 30S ribosomal protein S8 — translated: MTKQNPIADAMSAIKNAGDTGKLVVAVEPASRLFGDMLKVMQEYGYINGFEKVEDGRGGQYEISLTGGINKCGVITPRFSVKVEDLESWEMRYLPGKGFGIIILTTSQGVMSHEQARKLGVGGELLGYVF
- a CDS encoding 30S ribosomal protein S14, with the translated sequence MAAKDNGKVQQKKFGRGANQCQLCGRKQGLVRRYNIYFCRQCFREWAPTMGFKKMN
- a CDS encoding 50S ribosomal protein L5, translating into MSEMQKPFVAKVVVHMGVGEAGERLVNAENIMADLTKGSKPIRSYAKNTLPAFGVRRGQPLGCKVTLRGEKAVTFLQTALKCYVVENVLHARQFDATGNFGFGIEEHTDFPGQAYDPKIGIYGMDIIAVIEKKGTRTARRKIQQKKLNSKLHVTREESMAFVTESFGIEVE
- a CDS encoding 30S ribosomal protein S4e → MTRTKRMTAPDAWQIARKESKYVVSTAHGPHDGSALPIGVWMRDQMNFAQNTKEVKKILHDRHVVLNGKIVTDEHIGIDVFDIVSFPKVNKHFIILVDAKGRQTAHEITSEAAQVQLVKVANKTTITGGKTQINLTSGANFISDNSCKGKDSLVITITGDDRFVVQQHFPFAVGNMAMIIGGQHTTKTGKIVEIKIQESSLPNRVVLETADGEKFETIEDYIYMIGTTESFLSTWGVDA
- the rplX gene encoding 50S ribosomal protein L24, coding for MARIASIQPRKQRKFRYNAPIHVRGAFLHATLADDLRKKYGKRSFRVVTGDTVKVLRGEFAGTEAVVDAVDTKSSKVLVHGVAVKKANGEDVPRPVDPSNVMITKLNLKDAKRVARLEVKA
- a CDS encoding 50S ribosomal protein L14 yields the protein MKGLTSKIPRALQTGSKMVCADNTGARVVQIVSVFGYHGVKNRQPKMGIGDLATVTVKKGTPDMKRKLVRAVVVRQKKEFRRPNGLRVSFEENAMILLNDNGDPRGTDIKGPVAREVAERFPKVGSMATIII
- a CDS encoding 30S ribosomal protein S17, with amino-acid sequence MAKNIGLNVTAPEKDCDDVNCPFHGSLPVRGQVITGKVVSERMQGTVVVERNYLHFVKKYDRYEKRSSKIHAHMAPCLDARIGDEVTIAECRPLNKTTSYVVVEVTRA
- a CDS encoding ribonuclease P protein component 1, with translation MITPQSICNHELIGLYAVVVGSRNKTQEGMSGFIVDETKNTFSLQTGNGIKCLEKQYMLLRVTLPDSVNVVIDCSCLSVSPTRRVTMRVR
- the rpmC gene encoding 50S ribosomal protein L29, yielding MAIFRAKEVAQFSDAELVENEQKLKNELIQQYGKVSAGGAPENPGKIREVRRTIARIKTEQAKRQA
- a CDS encoding 30S ribosomal protein S3 gives rise to the protein MTIEKKFVADGVRKVRVEQYLNKELKRAGYGGMDIVRTPIGTQVTIFAEKPGIVIGKGGKLVRQITSDLNTVYGIDSPQVEVQQVANPNLNAQIMAERLANALERGWYFRKAGSSVIRRVMDSGALGCEVIVAGKLTGARARVQKFVEGYIKHSGEPAESVVESGYATAIKKLGIIGVQVKIVPPGAILPDHFEIRPDANPAPAQMAEADVFEEFDAELANEPENETEFAKEA
- a CDS encoding 50S ribosomal protein L22 — protein: MARTEYSNKLTGDNIARAKANELGCSPKHAVEIAHLVRNMMADDAVAYLEQVIDLKRAVPFHRYARNVGHQKSLNGKTFGTAAGRYPVKAAGEYVRLIRSAQKNAEYAGLAPEKMVIIHAAANKGRCIKAIFPRAMGRATPKHRDSVNVEIILREVQ